The window TCCGtaccgcctccccctccccccaccctccccctcccccatgcccctaccgcctctcccctcccccttccccatccctccccctccacccctgtccgtaccgcctccccctcctcccttcctctgcctccctccccgctcacacccctgcccccaccctccccactgctgaccagaaacgtcacccatttaatttcttcagagatgctacctgactcgctgagttactccagcattcttgattctggcctctctctctttgtatcctctcccccccccccccccccccccccccccccgtccgtcCGCTCACCAGGACGTAGATGTATCGCTCGGCCGGCATCCTTTTGTCGAAGATGTTGCTCTCCTGGGCGAGGATGTCGAGGAGCCGCTCGGCCTCTAGAGTGTTACGCAGGCTACTGTACGAGGAACTGGTTGTGACCGTCAACATCGCGACCGCCTCGGCCCCGAACCCTGCGGAGACAGACCAGCTCAGACAGGGGTCACATCCGGCCATAACCCAGAACAAACCCGGCTCAGACCAGGACCAGACCCGGCCCAACCCAGAAGGGGCTAAGATTGGAAATGTGGtttggacggggggggggggggggggggggtactagtgggactagtgcagaacaTCACTCAGCACTACGGTGGTGGGGGACGTACTAGTCAAGATGGAGTTGCATCTTTGTGTGTGTTGATGTTGtggagatctctgatgctggctgctGGGGTATTCCAATCCCTTGCTGTCTTGAAGAAAAACGGGAAAGTGCCGTGCGGAATGAACTAATGTCCAGGTTGGCAGCTTCTGGTAGACATGTCTATGGGCGCTGAGCAGGAGGTGGATGAAGTTTAAGGTCCTTTTTCACGCTGGAGACTGAGCTCTGCCACGTGTAGTTGTCAGATATGCAGCTCGCTGCTCTGTTTTGCACCGCCTGCATCTTATTGATGTTCCCTGGAGTGAAAGGATCCCACAGGAGCAGCAAGATTCAACACGTGGACACACGAGGCGTTTATATACTTGGGTCTTAACTTCTTTGGGTGTGTTTTGCAGATTGCGACCTAGAAAACCGATGACGCTGCTGGCTTTGGCTGTTGCCCTTCTGCATGcttgtggtgtgtgggggggggggggggaggaggggaggggtgaaggggggagtgagtggtggagtgggttgggggaggggagcagatgagacggcggggtgggtgggggggggggggttatgtctCTGTTTCTTACCCAGGCTTTCTAGAATGAACTTCCACTTGTCCAACACGTCCTCGCGTTCCTGCAGCGCCGACTGGATGTCGAGGCTCAGCCGCCGGTAACCCTTGGGCAGAGGAGCAGCGATTACTGGCAGCGGTGACCCGACCCAAGCTGACGCTCAGCTGACCCCAGGGACACCGCCGAACTCTGACCCCAGAGAAACAGCCTGACCTCTGACCCTCGGGGCACTGAATCACGTATTTGTCCAGATTTGTTCATTCTTGGTGGGGAAGggtaacccccccccccgaccctgccCCCCCCCGACCCTGCGCCCCCCGACACTGCCCCCCCGACCCTGCCCCCCGACCCTGCCCCCCACGACCCTGACCCCCCCCGACCCTGCCCCCCCCCGACACTGCCCCACCCCCCGACACTGCCCCCCCGACCCTGCCCCCCGACCCTGCCCCCCACGACACTGCCCCCCCGACCCTGCCTCCCCCCGACCCTGCCCCCCCCCGACCCTGCCCCCACCGACCCTGCCCCCCCCCgacactgcccccccccaccctgccccccccgACCCTGCCCCCCCGACCCTGCCCCCCCCGACACTGCCCCCccgaccctgccccccccccgacacttcCCCCccgaccctgccccccccccgaccctgccCCCCCCGACCCTGCCCCCCCCCGACCCTGCCCCCCCCAGACCCTGcacctcgaccccccccccccgaacacgCCCCTcccgagggggggagggagtgaggaggggggagggagggagggagggggtgagggggagggggtgagggaaagagggggaggggggtgagggtggagggactggggggaggggggcgggttcGGACCTGCGATCCTCTCCTGGTCTTGGCGCGTCTATGGAGCAAGTTTCGAACTTCCTCGTCGTCCCgttcctggagggagaccgcgcgTATTTCGCTCCACATGTTGGGAAGTTCCGAGCTCCGCCGCTGCGCCTCGTTGGCAAAGTACATCAACGTCTCGTTGCTGCACAAACCGGACACGTCAGTCAGTGGCAGAGACTCAGTGGGTCCGCGGGAAGACCaccctctccacagacgctgcccgaacCCATCGCCGCCGGCAGCCTCTGCTCTCATTTATTATCTCAGTGTCGCCGAGACGGAGGCCGGACCGGCAGGATGGATAGACAGTGACTGGGCaggcggagtggggggggggggggggggggggggggggggtcgggttaTAGGGGGGAgggcggtgggggggagggggttataaGGGGGGGGGATTATCTCGCGGGCGGCGAGGAGACCCGCATTGTTTGGGTTGTGACCCAGTACATCGACAGACTTTGTGTGCCATCCAGTGACAGTAAAGACTAGATGTGATTATATTCAAGCCGTCCACACTGGACAGATATGGGGTAAAGGAAacgacatttagtgcaaagatattacATTGAAGTTCTGGATTAAAGATAGtgtgaggatctccaatgaggtggactggaggtcagggccgctctctaacTGGTGAGCGGACGGTTCagttacttagaaacatagaaaataggtgcaggagtaggccattcggcccttcgagcctgcaccgccattcaatatgatcatggttgatcatccaactcagtatcctgtacctgccttctctccataccccctgatccctttagccacaagggccacatctaactccctcttaaatatagccaatgaactggcctcaactaccttctgtggcagagaattccagagattcaccactctctgtgtgaaaaaatgttttcctcatctcggtcctaaaagatttcccccttatccttaaactgtgaccccttgttctggatgcctgataacagccgggaagaaactgttcctgaatctggaggtcttcTTTCCTTGCCTGAgcggagagggagtgaccgggggtgcgactcatcctcgatgatgctgctggccttgccgaggcagcgtgaggtgtagatggagtcaatggaagggaggttggtttgtgtgatggtctgggctgcgtccacaactctctgggccttggcccccaaaccgctctccccctccccatccacacaCCCCCGCTCCCCTTCCCCGCCGCCAGTCCGGAGCCTGTTCCACCCCGGCCACTGGCAGCCCCGGCCACTGGCAGCTCCGGCCACTGGCAACCCCGGCCACTGGATGTCCCAGCCACTGGCAGCTCCGGCCACTGGCAGCCCCGGCCACTGGATGTCCCAGCCACTGG is drawn from Amblyraja radiata isolate CabotCenter1 unplaced genomic scaffold, sAmbRad1.1.pri scaffold_1232_ctg1, whole genome shotgun sequence and contains these coding sequences:
- the LOC116969806 gene encoding melanoregulin-like, giving the protein MGDWTPMRWVCCSCCDGEETEEKIPIISNETLMYFANEAQRRSSELPNMWSEIRAVSLQERDDEEVRNLLHRRAKTRRGSQGYRRLSLDIQSALQEREDVLDKWKFILESLGFGAEAVAMLTVTTSSSYSSLRNTLEAERLLDILAQESNIFDKRMPAERYIYVL